Genomic DNA from Parvivirga hydrogeniphila:
GGCCCTGGGCGCGCCTGAAGGGTTTCGACCCGCACGTGAAGGCGCACCTGTCGGTGCTCGGTGGCCTCATGATCGTCGTGCAGGCGTTCAAGTACTGGCTCGACATCTTCGAACTCGACTTCTCGCCGCGAGGCCAGGTCATCGGCGCCTCGTACACCGACGTCCACGCGCAGATCCCGGCGTACCAGATCCTCATCGTGGTCGCCATCGCGTGCGGCCTCGCCCTCATCGTCAACATCCGCTTCCGAGGATGGCGCCTGCCGGCCATGGCGCTGGGCGTGTGGGTTGCCGCGTCCGTGCTCGTCGGCGGCGTCTACCCCTCGCTCGTCCAGCAGTTCCGCGTCGCGCCGAACGAGATCGCGGCCGAGGAGCCGTTCATCAAACGGAACATCGCGATGACGCGCACGGCGTTCGGGCTCGACGCGGTGCATGTGCGCGCGTTCCCGGCCGAGGAGAGCCTGACGGCCACCGACATCGCAGCGAGCGCGGAGACGATCAGCAACGTCCGGCTGTGGGACCCGGGCATCGCGCGAGAGTCGTACCAGCAGCTGCAGGGCATCCGCCCGTACTACGACTTCGCAGACGTGGACGTCGACCGGTACGTCATCGACGGCACGCTCCGCCAGGTGCTCGTCGCCGCACGCGAGCTCGACACGAGCCGTCTCGCGGAGCAGGCGAAGACGTGGGTGAACGAGCACCTCGTGTACACGCACGGATACGGCGTCGTGGTGAGCCCCGTGAACGAGGTGAGCGGCCAGGGCCTCCCGCAGTTCATCGTCAGAGACATCCCGCCCGCCACCAAGACCGACCTCAAGGTCATGCAGCCCGCGGTGTACTTCGGCGAGCTCACCGACGCGTACGCGGTCGTCGACACCGACATCGAAGAGTTCGACTACCCCGTGGGCGATCAGAACGCCGGGACGCGGTACGCAGGCTCTGGCGGCGTCGAGGTGGGTGGCCCGCTGCGACGTCTCGCGTTCGCGCTACGGTTCTCCTCGCCGCAGTTCCTGCTGTCCGACTACATCCGGTCCGACAGCAAGGTGCTTTTCAGACGATCGCTGAAGGAGCGTGTGCGCGAGCTGGCGCCGTGGCTCGCCGTGGATGACGACCCGTACCCGGCCGTCATCGATGGCCGCATCGTGTGGATCCTGGACGGCTACACGGTGTCTGACCGCTATCCCTACTCTGAGCGCATCAGCGGGGTGAACTACATCCGCAACTCCGTGAAGATCACGATCGATGCGTACGACGGCACGACGACCTTCTACGCGATTGACGAAGCCGACCCGCTCCTGGCGACGTGGCGGAGGATTTTCCCGGGCCTCGTGAAAGACGCGAGCGACATGCCCCAGGGCGTTCGCGCGCACCTCAGGTACCCTGAGGGGCTCTTCCGCATTCAGGCAGAGGCGTACAAGACCTACCACATGCAAGACCCGCGCGTCTTTTACAACAAGGAGGACCAGTGGGCGCTGCCCGGCGAGAACGGCGGCACGGCGATGGAGCCGTTCTACGTGCTCATGCGCTTGCCGCAGGAGCCCAAGACCGACTTCATGATGATGCTGCCGTTCACCCCGCGGAACAAGGACAACATGATCGGGTGGATGGCGGCGTCGTCTGATGCCGATTCCTACGGGCGGCGGATCGTCTATACGTTCCCGAAGCAGAAGCTGGTGCTCGGCCCGAACCAGGTGAGCGCACGCATCAACCAAGACCCCACCATCTCGCAGCAGCTGACGCTGTGGAGCCAGCGCGGAAGCAACGTGCTGTTCGGGAACATGCTGGTCATCCCGATCAAGGACTCGATCGTCTACATCCAGCCTCTCTACCTCCAGGCCGAGCAGACCGCGATGCCCCAGCTCACGCGCGTCATCGTCGCGTACGGCGACAAGGTTGCCATGCAACCGGACCTTCCTGCGGCGCTCGCGGGGGTGTTCGGGGCGTCCGCGCCCAGCGAAGGCGGGGGCGAGACGCCGAGCGCGACCATCGCCCGTGCGGCGGAGCTGTACCAAGCCGCGATGGAGGCCCAGCGAGCAGGCGATTGGGCGGCCTACGGGAAACACATCGGAGAGCTCGGGAGGGTGCTCGAATCGCTGTCCGGCGCATCGGGAGGGGCGACTCAGACCCCCTGAGGGCGCCAGCCGCACGATCTCTCAAGCACGGCCAGATTGGACAGGACGCCGCTTTCCAGGTAGAATGCGCCCCTGTTGCTAGGCAAGGACGCGCCTGGCGTGGGAACGGCCTCCGGCCGGACCCGCGGACCAGCGCCAGGCCGTCGAGACGCGAAATCGGGCACGATGCTGCGCATCGCACTGAGGTGCAGCGGTGCCCAGCGGATCAGGTCCACACCGAACAGCATAGCTGATGCTTGTGTGGCCAAGGCGGCGAGCGCGCCGATCCAGCGGCCGGGTACGAGGCAGCTATTCCCCCTTCTTCCCCTCGTCTTCCACCTCCGTGGAACATCCATGCCCGGTGAGCCGCCTGTCCTGTAGCCGGACCGGGAGGTTCTGCGTGAAGGTACGAAGTATGTCTGTCCCTGTGACGGGCGGCGTCGGAGCGGTCGCTCTGGCTGTCGCGCTCGTCATCGGCAGCGGCCTTGCGCCGGCTGCCGGCCTGTCCGCCATCGAGGAACGCCCGACGCTCTCGCAAGCGCCGGCCACTGCCGCCACGGTCCTCGAGGCGAAGTCCGATTCCGTCGAGGCGGCAGGCGCCCCCACCACACCCGCTCTTGCCGCCGTGGCGCTCAAGACGGCGACCCCCATCGCGAAGCCGAAGGCCAAGCCTGCAGTGAAGCGCCGTCCAGCGCAGCGAAAGCAAGCGTCAGAGCCGAGCGGCTGGCGCACCGCCCGCGCGTCGTGGTACGGTCCCGGATTCTACGGCCACACCATGGCCGGCGGCGGCACGCTCACCCCCACGAGCATGGTGGTTGCGCACCGGACGCTCCCATTCGGGACGAAGGTCGAGATCGAGTACAAGGGACGCCGTGTGATCGCCGTGGTGAAAGACCGTGGGCCGTACGTCCGTGGGCGCACGTTCGACCTTGGCCCCGGAACGGCCAAGGCCCTCGGCTTCTCCGGCGTCGGGACTATCCGCTGGAGGATCGTGCGCTGATCCGTGCGAATGCGCGCCTCCGTTCGGGTATGTACCTAGCGGTTCCCGAACGGAGGCGCGCATGTCCGACACTGCACGAGACGACACCCCGGCCGAACCTCGCGCCGGCGAGGAGGCGCACGCGTCGATCATCGACGCCGTCGCCGACCTGTTGCAAGTCGTCGTCGACTGGCTCCGCCAGGAGGCGGAGGCGACAGTGCGCGAGAAGGTCGTGGTGCCGCTGCAGCGTCTCGGCCTGACTCTGGCGTCTGCGCTCGCCGCTGCGCTGCTGGCGGCCTTCGGCCTGATCCTCCTCGGAATCGCCGCGTTCATCGCGCTCGGCGAACGCATCACCTACCCTGGCGCGCTCGCGCTTGTGGGCGGCGTCTATCTTCTGGGTGCGAGCGCATTCCTTGTCGTGAAAGCGAGGACGATGCAGCGATGAGCGAGGTCGAGCGTACGATCACCGTTGAGGACCTGCGCAAGAAGGCGCGAAGGATCGAGGATATGGCGAAGGCCGAAGCGCGAAGGATCGCCGCACAGGAGACGACGCGAATCGCGGTGGGGGCGCTCGTGGTCGTCGTCGTCGCACTGGGCGCGGCGTACTACCTGGGAACACGGCGCCGTTGCGCGTGAGCGGGTCTTGAAGGGGGAGCGATGAAAGTCCACGCAGTCACCGTGTGTCCTGATCGCGTCGACGTCGTCGTCGGCGTCGACGAGACAGGCACGATGCGCACCTCGAGCGTGCCTGGGCTGGCCGATCGCGCGCTTCGGGTGCTGCCGTCGCTCGAGATGCACTGGTGCGACAACCCGAGCGGCCGTCCGTTCGCGGAAGAGATCGCGGACACGGAAGTGCCGCACCTGTTCGAGCACGTCATCATGGAGATCATGGCGCTGTCCGGCTCGCCGCGGACGCTCAAGGGGAAGACGCGGTGGGACTTCAAGCGGGACGGCAAAGGAGTCTTCCGGGTCTCGGTGGAGTACGACGACGACCTGGTGTGCCTGGGCTCGATCAAGCTTGCGAACCAAGTGATGCAGCACCTCTTGGGCGCAGGCGATGCGCCCGACGTGGTCGCCGAGACCGCTCGGCTCCGCTCGCTTCGCGCACGGCAGGCGTCGTGAGCGTGGTTGACCGCCGTGCGTGCGCGCGGTAAGGTTACGCGCACGATAGGGGCGCACACGCCCGAATATGCGTGGATGTGAGGGAAGAGGGCGCCATCAGCCCAGCCACCCCTCCGCATGTCCCCCGCCAGGACGGCTCCCGGGAGCAGTCGGAAGCGGGCGGTCCGGGCCGATATCCCCGGATGCCGAGGTCCGGCGGAACGCGAGCGCCGGACGAAGACAGGTGGTACCGCGACGACCCTCGCCCTGTCCGAGGGTCGTCGTTGTCGTTTCAGGGCGGATGCGCCAGGGTCAGGGAGCGCACGATGGGAACCGCACGAGTGGTGTTCGACAGGTGGGACGGGACCTACGCCGAACGCATGGCCTCGGTCCGGTCCTCAGCCGTGCGCGACCTGTTCGGCGCGGCAACTCGCCCTGACGTGATCTCCTTCGCGGGAGGGATGCCCGACGTCTCGAAGGTCCCGGGCGACGCGGTCGCGCGCGCCGCACGGGAGGCGGTGCGCGACCACGCCGCCACCGCACTGCAATACGGCTCCTCTGAGGGCAGGCCGGGGCTCAGGCGCATCTTCGTGGAGCTCATGGCGGAATCCGGCATCCGCTCGAAGCCCGACGACGTGATCGTCACGGCGGGCGCCCAGCAGGCGCTCGACTTGGTCGCGAAGGTCTTCTTGGATCCTGGCGACGTCGTCATCACCGAAGGGCCGACCTACCTCGGTGCACTGCAGGCCTTCTCGGCGTACCAACCGCGCATCGTGTGTGTGCCGATGGACGCCGCGGGCATGCGCGTCGATGCGCTGGAAGAGGAGCTCGAGCGGCTGGGGCCGCGCGGCGCGAAGTTCATCTACACGATTCCCAACTTCCAGAACCCCGCGGGTGTCACGCTCTCGCCGGAGCGGCGGCGACGCCTTGTGGAGCTTTCCAGGCGCTACGAGGTCCCGGTGGTGGAGGACGACCCGTACGGGCGACTGCGGTTCGAGGGCGGCCACTGCAAGCCCCTCAAGGCGCTGGACGAAGATGTCATCTACCTCGGAACGCTCTCGAAGATCTTCGCGCCCGGGCTGCGCTTGGGCTGGGTGTGCGCGCCCAGGCCGATCCTCCAGAAGCTTCTGCTCGCCAAGCAGGCGGCCGACCTGTGCGGCAGCGAGTTCTCGCAGGCAGTCGCCGAGCGATACTTCGCAGGTTCGCGGTGGCGCCGGGTGCTCGCGTCGCTTACGGAGGCGTACGCCCAGCGACGCGACACCATGCTGTCGGCGCTCGCTGAGCACCTGCCGCCGGAAGTCGCGTACACGCGCCCGCAGGGCGGATTCTTCGTCTGGGTCGAGCTGCCATCGTTCATCGACACGAAACCGCTCCTTGCTGAGGCGGTTGAGCGCGGCGTCGCCTATGTCCCCGGTGACGCGTTCTATCCGGACGGCCGGGGCAGGAACTGCATGCGGCTCGCCTTCTGCTACGCCGAGCCCGAGGACATCCGCGAGGGCGTGCGCCGTCTCGCGGAGGTCTTCGAGGACCGCCTGGAGCTGTATCGGGCCTTCCAAGAAGCCGGTTGCCAGGTGTGAGAGGACGGATGCGGTGAAAGAGAAGATCGCGGTGCTCATGGGCGGGCGTTCGCTCGAGCGCGAGGTGTCGCTCAGGAGCGGTCGGCGCGTGACCGAGGCCCTCGCCGAGGCCGGGTATCGGGTCGTGCCGCTGGACGTGACGCCGGACCTCGTCGCCACGCTCAGGAGCGAGAAGCCGGACGCGGTGTACGTGGCGCTGCACGGCAAGGATGGCGAGGACGGCACGATCCAGGAGCTGCTCGAGTTCCTCGGCATCCGCTACACCGGCCCAGGCGTCGTCGCTTCTGCGCTTGCGTGGGACAAGGCGCTGTCTAAACGGCTCTTCGGGCGAGACGGGATACCGACGCCACCATGGGTCGCGTTCACCGCAGCGTCGTTCAAGCACATGGGAGCCGCGACGGCGCTCGACCTCGTGTCCGACGCCGTGGGCGGGTTCCCGCTCGTGGTGAAGCCGGCGAGCCAGGGCTCGGCTCTGGGCCTCACCAAGGTCACGAGCGAGGACGGACTGCCTTCGGCGCTGCTGGACGCGCTCTCGTACGGCGACACGGTGCTCGTGGAGCGCTGGATCGACGGGACCGAGATCGCCGTTTCCGTCATAGACGGCGACGGCGGGCCAGAGGTCCTGCCGCCGGTTGAGATGGTGCCGCGCAGCGGGGTGTTCGACTTCTCGGCGATGTACACGCCTGGCGAGACCGACTACTACGTGCCGGCGCGTCTTCCTGAAGAGACGCTTGCGAGCGTCCGGTCGCTCGCACGGCGCGTCCACGAGCTCCTCGGCTGCCGTCACGTGAGCCGCGTGGACATGGTCGTCGACGAGGACGGCGCCCCCTTCGTGCTGGAGTGCAACACCTCGCCAGGCATGACGGAAACGTCGCTTCTGCCGATGGCGGCGCAGGCAGCGGGGCTTGGATTCCAGGACTTGGTCGAACGGCTCGTTCGGATGGCGCTCGATGCGGTAGAGTGATGGGTATAGTCCTTGTACGGTTCTGCCCGTGAGTCCTAGTCTCGGAGGTGGCCACCATGTACGACTATCGCAGAGGAGAAAGCGTCCTCGGCGCCTTCCTGCTCGGCGGCATCGTCGGAGCGGCGCTCGGGTTGCTCTTCGCTCCGAAGTCCGGCAAGGAGAACAGGGAGTTCATCGCGGCGAAGGCCAAGGAGTACTGGGGTGAGGGCCTGGAGCTCTACGAGGCCGGCAAGGAGAAGGCCACAGAGGTGTACACCTCGAGCAAGGAGAAGGCCACAGAGACGACCGAAGAGCTGAGGGAGCGTCTCGAAGCGGCGCGGTCGAGGTTGCGCGAGCAGGTCGAGACGGTGTCCAAGGAAGCCAAGGAGAAGGTCGTCGAGGTCGCCCCGACGGCGAAGGAGACCGTCCACAAGGTCGGAGAGGCCGTGAAGTCCAGCGTGGCGACGGCCGAGTCGAAGGCCGAGGAGCTGCTCGACCTCGTCGTGGAGAAGGCAACGGAGGCGCCGGAGCAGTCCGAGGCTCCGGGAGCGGACGCGCCTGCGCTGAGCTGACGTTTCGAGGTCTTCGAGATCTTCCGGGGCCGGTCGCGCTTGCGGCCGGCCCTGCTACGAGGAGGTGCGCGACGTGCGGCTGAGCGAGATCGCGGAGCGGACCGTGCTGTCCACCGAAGGCCGTGAGCTGGGGACGGTGGGCGAGGTGCTGTTCCACCCGCAGGCGGCCCAGGTGGTCGGGCTGTCGGTGCGGCCGCCGCGTGCAGGGGGGCTCGTACCGCGCGCCGAGAGGTTCGTGCCGATCGCGCAGTGCCGTGTCGAGCGGGGCGCTATCGTCTTCGAGGGCAAGAAGCTGCCGAGCATCGAGAAGAGCGAGCGGCAGATTGGTTTGGTCTGGGACGAGACGGTGCAGTGGCGGGGCATGCCGGTGGCGACGGCTTCGGGCGAGGCGGTCGGCAGCGTGGCGGACGCCGTCTTCGACTGGACCACGGGCGCTGTCGAGACGCTGGAGATCAGCTCCGGGGTGCTGGCCGACGTCTCGATCGGCAAGCTTTCGGCCCCCGCGAGCGCGATCAGCGGGTTCCGGGACGGTGCAGTGCGGCTCGCTTGCGAGTACACGGACCTGCGCGCCTCTGGCGGCGTCGCGAAAGTCGCCGCTGCCGGCGCGGCCGTTGCAAAGGACGCGGGCTCCAAGGCCGCGAAGCGAGCGTATGATGCTGGCATGTCCGCGGCCATCTCCGTCGGCCGTTCGTTCAAGAGCGGAACAGGCCGGCGGATGATAGACGCGGTGAAGAAGGCCGTCTCGGACGCGACGCGTGAGGACGGATAGGCAG
This window encodes:
- a CDS encoding UPF0182 family membrane protein: MERSTSSATAKRAAWLFAVLLLVFGFSGAVARFYTDVLWFHELGHEAVFWTRLVSKWAVFGVALVVAFVTTYLNVRIAWKLRPRAVLRATDEASYRLEMALEDFKRRVERFAGAAALAACAVVALMLADGASRQWATVRLALSAVPFGKVDPQFGRDLSFFFFTAPALRAVADWVMGVLFVTLLLTAAAHLFSGALRPWARLKGFDPHVKAHLSVLGGLMIVVQAFKYWLDIFELDFSPRGQVIGASYTDVHAQIPAYQILIVVAIACGLALIVNIRFRGWRLPAMALGVWVAASVLVGGVYPSLVQQFRVAPNEIAAEEPFIKRNIAMTRTAFGLDAVHVRAFPAEESLTATDIAASAETISNVRLWDPGIARESYQQLQGIRPYYDFADVDVDRYVIDGTLRQVLVAARELDTSRLAEQAKTWVNEHLVYTHGYGVVVSPVNEVSGQGLPQFIVRDIPPATKTDLKVMQPAVYFGELTDAYAVVDTDIEEFDYPVGDQNAGTRYAGSGGVEVGGPLRRLAFALRFSSPQFLLSDYIRSDSKVLFRRSLKERVRELAPWLAVDDDPYPAVIDGRIVWILDGYTVSDRYPYSERISGVNYIRNSVKITIDAYDGTTTFYAIDEADPLLATWRRIFPGLVKDASDMPQGVRAHLRYPEGLFRIQAEAYKTYHMQDPRVFYNKEDQWALPGENGGTAMEPFYVLMRLPQEPKTDFMMMLPFTPRNKDNMIGWMAASSDADSYGRRIVYTFPKQKLVLGPNQVSARINQDPTISQQLTLWSQRGSNVLFGNMLVIPIKDSIVYIQPLYLQAEQTAMPQLTRVIVAYGDKVAMQPDLPAALAGVFGASAPSEGGGETPSATIARAAELYQAAMEAQRAGDWAAYGKHIGELGRVLESLSGASGGATQTP
- a CDS encoding septal ring lytic transglycosylase RlpA family protein produces the protein MSVPVTGGVGAVALAVALVIGSGLAPAAGLSAIEERPTLSQAPATAATVLEAKSDSVEAAGAPTTPALAAVALKTATPIAKPKAKPAVKRRPAQRKQASEPSGWRTARASWYGPGFYGHTMAGGGTLTPTSMVVAHRTLPFGTKVEIEYKGRRVIAVVKDRGPYVRGRTFDLGPGTAKALGFSGVGTIRWRIVR
- a CDS encoding cyanophycin synthetase family protein gives rise to the protein MKVHAVTVCPDRVDVVVGVDETGTMRTSSVPGLADRALRVLPSLEMHWCDNPSGRPFAEEIADTEVPHLFEHVIMEIMALSGSPRTLKGKTRWDFKRDGKGVFRVSVEYDDDLVCLGSIKLANQVMQHLLGAGDAPDVVAETARLRSLRARQAS
- a CDS encoding aminotransferase-like domain-containing protein, with amino-acid sequence MGTARVVFDRWDGTYAERMASVRSSAVRDLFGAATRPDVISFAGGMPDVSKVPGDAVARAAREAVRDHAATALQYGSSEGRPGLRRIFVELMAESGIRSKPDDVIVTAGAQQALDLVAKVFLDPGDVVITEGPTYLGALQAFSAYQPRIVCVPMDAAGMRVDALEEELERLGPRGAKFIYTIPNFQNPAGVTLSPERRRRLVELSRRYEVPVVEDDPYGRLRFEGGHCKPLKALDEDVIYLGTLSKIFAPGLRLGWVCAPRPILQKLLLAKQAADLCGSEFSQAVAERYFAGSRWRRVLASLTEAYAQRRDTMLSALAEHLPPEVAYTRPQGGFFVWVELPSFIDTKPLLAEAVERGVAYVPGDAFYPDGRGRNCMRLAFCYAEPEDIREGVRRLAEVFEDRLELYRAFQEAGCQV
- a CDS encoding D-alanine--D-alanine ligase family protein, which translates into the protein MKEKIAVLMGGRSLEREVSLRSGRRVTEALAEAGYRVVPLDVTPDLVATLRSEKPDAVYVALHGKDGEDGTIQELLEFLGIRYTGPGVVASALAWDKALSKRLFGRDGIPTPPWVAFTAASFKHMGAATALDLVSDAVGGFPLVVKPASQGSALGLTKVTSEDGLPSALLDALSYGDTVLVERWIDGTEIAVSVIDGDGGPEVLPPVEMVPRSGVFDFSAMYTPGETDYYVPARLPEETLASVRSLARRVHELLGCRHVSRVDMVVDEDGAPFVLECNTSPGMTETSLLPMAAQAAGLGFQDLVERLVRMALDAVE
- a CDS encoding YtxH domain-containing protein; translation: MYDYRRGESVLGAFLLGGIVGAALGLLFAPKSGKENREFIAAKAKEYWGEGLELYEAGKEKATEVYTSSKEKATETTEELRERLEAARSRLREQVETVSKEAKEKVVEVAPTAKETVHKVGEAVKSSVATAESKAEELLDLVVEKATEAPEQSEAPGADAPALS
- a CDS encoding PRC-barrel domain-containing protein, which produces MRLSEIAERTVLSTEGRELGTVGEVLFHPQAAQVVGLSVRPPRAGGLVPRAERFVPIAQCRVERGAIVFEGKKLPSIEKSERQIGLVWDETVQWRGMPVATASGEAVGSVADAVFDWTTGAVETLEISSGVLADVSIGKLSAPASAISGFRDGAVRLACEYTDLRASGGVAKVAAAGAAVAKDAGSKAAKRAYDAGMSAAISVGRSFKSGTGRRMIDAVKKAVSDATREDG